One genomic segment of Porphyromonadaceae bacterium W3.11 includes these proteins:
- a CDS encoding outer membrane beta-barrel family protein — MQKFNLFCLLFIATAMGYIFVPNLSAQETNNKVVVTGSIVDDTDAEVPFAKVKIKPSLGDGSQYFVQVSDNLGAFRIALPAAGKYDISVSMIGMDELNMSFVVPKEKSNYSLGKLKLKESATMLENVTVTATKKLVTVEVDKISYSINEDPESKSSDLLKMLRKVPLVTVDGQGNIQVNGSSKFIIYRNGKPDKMTSSNPKEVLKSIPASSIKSIEVITDPGVKFDAEGSSAILNIITDKNTSLAGVAGTASVSIGSYGNFNGGLYLNAKVGKLGLTGNILHGRFGGRPTESSTTTYIGNNHILNDGESENKGYYNMFNATITYEIDSLNLFSLSTNGMPYRATMDNNTIEQKWIDDVLVEKNKNQTHSSYNRGSYSMNVDYQHSTKRAGELLTFSYMFDRSPNSSESNVIRNVLDLSTDEVLPNTFGEQLSKTNSSMNEHTAQIDYTRPFKWHYTHNLEAGIKYIARRSESTPEYLIRNTPDGTFTPGSLFGQHLNSSDLDYGQDIYALYIAWRTNWSQKLSTKVGTRVEKSTLDVKYKDLKDANFTKSELDFVPQVRLSYNITPFDQTSLNYNFRIQRPGISQLNPYRDQTSEFWVSYGNPDLKAQRNHNIGLTYGHFSSKFTINTSFNFTFSNNAILSYSKQDASLPGVIQHTYGNLGKRRGLSANAFINYTPWTWLRLYMNISGSNNNLSSNTLDETKDWSTFIGYTGGTFTLPKSWDLSFSLGGYKFGSYQMINDFSYFTSISVGKSLFNDKLSLSLDIMEPFRDTITRKMHTYGEGFETHSINKNPGSRMFNFSIRYRFGELKERIKSVSRTINNTDLMEAEKNQGNAPANTPM, encoded by the coding sequence CTATCGGCACAAGAGACAAATAACAAAGTAGTTGTCACAGGCTCTATCGTTGACGACACAGATGCAGAAGTACCCTTTGCCAAAGTCAAAATCAAGCCAAGCCTTGGAGATGGCAGCCAATACTTTGTACAAGTATCGGATAACTTGGGGGCATTCAGAATTGCTCTTCCAGCAGCAGGCAAATACGACATCTCAGTTTCCATGATCGGAATGGACGAATTAAACATGTCATTTGTAGTCCCAAAAGAAAAGTCCAATTATTCTTTGGGTAAGCTCAAACTCAAAGAATCGGCAACCATGCTGGAGAATGTGACCGTAACGGCTACTAAAAAACTGGTGACAGTAGAGGTTGATAAAATCTCATATAGTATCAATGAGGATCCAGAAAGCAAAAGTTCTGACCTGCTAAAGATGTTAAGAAAAGTCCCATTGGTAACAGTTGATGGTCAGGGAAATATCCAAGTCAATGGCTCCAGTAAGTTTATCATCTACAGAAATGGGAAACCAGATAAGATGACCAGTAGCAATCCGAAGGAAGTTCTCAAAAGCATCCCCGCTTCTTCAATCAAAAGCATAGAGGTAATCACTGACCCCGGAGTGAAGTTTGATGCCGAAGGGAGCAGTGCCATCCTTAACATCATCACCGACAAAAACACCTCTCTAGCCGGAGTAGCTGGTACTGCTAGCGTCTCTATTGGAAGCTATGGGAATTTTAATGGAGGATTATATCTGAATGCAAAGGTAGGAAAGTTAGGATTGACTGGAAACATTTTGCACGGTAGATTTGGAGGACGACCTACCGAAAGCTCTACTACTACCTATATTGGGAACAATCATATCTTAAATGATGGAGAAAGCGAAAACAAAGGGTATTACAATATGTTTAATGCCACGATTACTTACGAAATCGACTCCCTTAATCTCTTTTCGCTATCTACTAACGGTATGCCCTATAGAGCTACTATGGATAATAATACCATTGAGCAAAAATGGATCGACGATGTACTCGTTGAGAAAAATAAAAATCAGACCCATTCCTCTTATAATAGAGGTAGCTACTCTATGAACGTTGACTACCAGCACAGCACTAAAAGGGCTGGAGAACTACTTACATTCAGTTACATGTTCGATAGATCCCCTAATAGTAGCGAAAGCAATGTTATTCGAAATGTGCTAGATCTATCGACAGACGAAGTCCTACCCAATACCTTTGGAGAGCAATTATCTAAGACCAACTCGTCCATGAATGAGCACACAGCTCAAATAGATTATACCAGACCTTTCAAGTGGCACTATACGCATAACCTAGAGGCTGGAATCAAATACATCGCTCGTAGATCAGAAAGTACACCAGAGTATTTAATTAGGAATACACCTGATGGCACATTCACACCAGGCTCGCTATTTGGACAACACCTAAACAGTAGCGACCTTGATTATGGACAGGATATCTATGCATTATACATAGCTTGGAGGACCAATTGGAGTCAAAAACTCTCAACCAAAGTGGGCACAAGGGTTGAAAAAAGCACCTTAGACGTAAAGTACAAAGACCTTAAGGATGCTAACTTTACTAAAAGTGAGTTGGACTTTGTTCCACAGGTGAGATTAAGCTACAATATCACACCATTTGACCAAACCTCATTAAACTACAACTTTAGAATACAAAGACCAGGGATCTCTCAGCTGAATCCTTACCGCGACCAGACCAGTGAATTCTGGGTATCGTACGGTAATCCGGATCTGAAGGCACAACGCAATCATAACATTGGATTAACTTACGGACACTTCTCCAGCAAATTCACTATCAATACCTCATTCAACTTCACCTTTAGCAATAATGCCATCCTCTCTTACTCTAAGCAAGACGCAAGCCTACCTGGTGTCATCCAACATACTTACGGTAATCTTGGAAAACGCAGAGGACTCTCAGCCAATGCGTTCATTAACTATACTCCATGGACATGGCTAAGACTTTATATGAATATCAGCGGAAGTAACAATAACCTCTCTAGTAACACCTTAGATGAGACCAAAGACTGGAGCACATTTATTGGTTACACAGGTGGCACATTTACCCTACCCAAGAGCTGGGATCTAAGTTTTTCACTTGGCGGGTATAAGTTCGGTTCCTATCAAATGATTAATGACTTCTCATATTTCACTAGTATTTCTGTAGGAAAGAGTTTATTTAATGACAAGCTTTCACTGTCTCTCGACATCATGGAGCCATTTAGAGATACTATAACAAGGAAGATGCATACTTATGGTGAGGGCTTTGAAACGCATTCGATCAATAAAAATCCAGGTTCTAGAATGTTCAACTTTAGCATCAGATACCGTTTCGGTGAACTCAAAGAACGTATCAAGTCTGTCTCTCGCACCATCAACAATACCGACCTGATGGAAGCGGAGAAAAATCAAGGCAATGCACCTGCGAACACACCGATGTAA